A region from the Salvia hispanica cultivar TCC Black 2014 unplaced genomic scaffold, UniMelb_Shisp_WGS_1.0 HiC_scaffold_425, whole genome shotgun sequence genome encodes:
- the LOC125199208 gene encoding uncharacterized protein LOC125199208, translating to MATGKTPTENPSSIASTPAAASCRKKKSESATFLEDVKDHIDEFIHASMDEHKTCFQKTIKKMFGMSKAVAEKNSEAKEIESSLPLRTTVAE from the exons ATGGCAACTGGAAAGACTCCAACCGAGAACCCCTCATCCATAGCTTCTACGCCAGCTGCAGCTTCATGTCGGAAGAAGAAGAGTGAAAGTGCAACTTTCCTAGAGGATGTGAAAGATCACATTGATGAATTCATCCATGCTTCTATGGACGAACACAAGACTTGTTTCCAAAAGACAATCAAGAAG ATGTTCGGGATGTCAAAAGCTGTTGCAGAGAAGAACTCTGAGGCCAAGGAAATTGAAAGTTCTTTGCCTCTTCGAACGACTGTTGCTGAGTAA